The genomic DNA TCCATCACGTTCAAACCTTTAGTGCGGTCGAAGTCCGCTGGTTGACTGGCCAGCAGTTGCATCTTGCTGCCTTTCACCGCACTCATGAAACCTTCACCACGCTCACGCGCCGCTGAAGTTCCGGCGATACCTTCCAGTTGGATCACTTTGGCATCGCTGCCCATTTTCGCTTCAATAAAGTGGCCGGCCATTTCGCCGCCGACTACGTTGTCGGACGCAATGTGGCTCACTACCTCACCACGGCTCGCGCCACGGTCAAGCGTCAGCACTGGGATCTTTGAGCGGTTCGCGATACGAATCGCGTTAGAAACCGCATCCGAATCGGTCGGGTTGATCAGAATCGCTTTTACGCCGCGCACAGTGAGGTCTTCCACGTTCGAAAGCTCTTTGCTTGGGTCATTTTGCGAGTCCAGTACAATCAGGTTGTAGCCAAGTTCTTTGGCTTTCGCTTCTGCCCCATCCTTCATGGTCACGAAAAACGGGTTGTTCAGCGTTGAAAGTACAATCGCCACGGTATCTTGCGCTTGCGCCGCAAAAGAAACCGAAGTGGAAAGTAGAGCAGCAGAGATAAGAGTGGTCAGTTTTTTCATTCTCATAGTCCTTTTTGGTTGCGCCTCGCAGTTCTTGCCCTGCTGAGGCGGATTCACGTTTTATTTATTTTTGTTGTCTACCAAGACCGCCAGCAAAATAACCACAGCTTTCGCAATCATTTGGTAGTAGGAGGAAACATCGAGCAAGTTCAATGCGTTGTTTAAAAATCCGATGATGAGAGCGCCGATCAGCGTGCCCATGATGCGGCCTTTACCGCCCATCAAACTGGTGCCCCCGAGCACCACAGCCGCAATCGCGTCCAATTCATAGCCCATACCTGCGGTAGGTTGCGCTGAAGAAAGGCGAGAAGTGACAATAATGCCCGCCAGCGCAGCCAGTAGACCACAGATGGCATACACGCCGATTTTGACGCGATCTACGTTGATACCTGAAAGGCGAGTCGCCGATTCGTTACCGCCCACCGCATACACATAGCGGCCAAAGCGAGTGTGATTGAGCAAGTACCAAGCGCCGGCAAATACCACGACCATCAGCCATACCGGAACCGGAATACCCAACGCGTAGCCAGTACCAAACCATGCAAAGGTGTCCGCTGTATCGGTAAATCCGGTCGAAATCGGACGACCATCGGTGTACACCATAGTGACACCGCGCAGCAGAGTCATGGTTACTAATGTCGCGATAAAGGCCTGCACTTTACCTTTGGCAATGATGATGCCGCTGATTGCACCAAGCGCAGCACCAGCCAGCAAAGCCGTAGGCACAGCTACCAGAACAGGAACTTCCATCGACACTAAGGTGGCCGCAAAAGCGCCACATAAGGCGAGCACAGAACCGACGCTCAAATCAATCCCTGCGGTTAAGATGACCAAGGTCATACCCACCGCGATGATCGCGTTGACCGAAGTTTGGCGCAGAATGTTCAGTAAGTTATCAACCGTGAAAAAATTCGGGTTTAAGAAAGAGACGACAACCACTAAAAACAGCAGTGCGATCAGCGATTTTTGTTCAATCAACCACTCTTTGCTGAGCAGTTTTTTACGGTTATCAGATGTCGTATTAGTCATGGTTCGGGTACTCATGCTGTATCCTTGTTTCATGCTGCGTGAGCAGGGTTACGCCCTACCGCACACGCCATTAATTTTTCTTGATCGGCTTCGCTCGCCATAAACTCGCCGCTAATGCGCCCTTCATGCATCACCAGAATACGGTCACTCATGCCAAGCACTTCGGGCATTTCTGAGGAGACTAAAATGATGCTCATGCCTTCAGCTTTGAATTGGTTGATCAGTTGGTAGATCTCTTTTTTCGCGCCAACGTCAACACCGCGAGTCGGTTCGTCCAATATCAGCACTTTGGGTTTGGTCATCAGCCCTTTGGCGATCGCCACTTTCTGCTGATTGCCCCCAGAAAGGTTGCCAATGATTTGCTCACGACTTGGGGTTTTGATGTTGAACAGACGAATAAAGTCATCCACAGCAATCACTTCATCGGCATGACGAATTTGCACACCTTTGCTCAGTTGATCGAGCGCGCAAAGTGACATGTTCTCTTTCACCGAAAGGCCAAGCACCAAGCCATCGCCTTTACGATCTTCAGAGATATAGGCGATGCCATTGGCCAAACCATCTTGCGGGCTGACGGGGTTAACAGTGCGCCCGTTGAGGTTAATGACGCCACGCTCCGAAGGCAGCGCGCCATAAATCACCTTCATCAGTTCAGTCCGCCCAGCCCCCATCAGGCCAGAAACGCCAAGTATTTCGCCTTTTTTGAGCGTAAAGCTGACATCGTGCACACCCGAGCCAGTTAAGCCAATCACCTCAAGGCTGATGTCACCTTGCTGGGCGGCAATACGTGGGTACTGCTCTTCCAGTTTACGGCCAACCATCATCTCAATCAGGCCATCTTCATTGGTATCGCACACGCGGCACTCACCAATAAATTTGCCGTCACGCAGCACGGTGATGTCGTCACAAATCTCAAAAATCTCTTTCAAACGGTGCGAGATATACACAATGCCGCAGCCTTGTTCGCGCAGTTCATTAATGACATTGAACAGCGATTCGGTTTCGGTATCGGTCAGCGCATCGGTCGGTTCATCCATGATGATGACTTTCGATTCAAACGACAGCGCTTTGGCAATTTCCACCATCTGCTGCTCACCCAAGCTCAGCTCTCCGAGCAAGGTTTTGGCACTGTGTTTCACATTCAAACGTGCGAGCAGTTGATCCGCTTTACGATGCATTTCATCCCACAGAATGCGTCCGAATGGCGACGTCATCTCGCGGCCAAGGAAAATATTTTCCGCAATCGTCAGCTGCGGGATCAGGTTGAGCTCTTGGTGAATAATGCTGATGCCCGCCAGTTGCGAATCACGCGGACCTTTAAAACTGACAGGTTGGCCTTGATACTCGATGCTGCCCGCATCTTTGCTGTATATCCCAGTCAGTACTTTCATCAAGGTTGATTTGCCAGCACCGTTTTCACCCATTAACGCCATTACCCGCCCCGGATAGACATTCAGGCTCGCTTTGTCCAAGGCTTTTACGCCAGGGAACGCTTTTTCAATTTGGCTCAGGGCTAAAATTGCTTGAGTCATAGTGGTTCCTCCATGGTTGGGCGTGGTTAAAACACGACACCCGCTTGGAAAATCACATTGGCGTAAGGTGTACATTCACCGGTGCGCACTACGGCGCGGCTTTGCAACGTGCGTTGTTTAAACGCTTCATGGCTGATGTATTGGATGGCAATTGGCTTACCGCACAACTGTTCTTCTGCTTTCAGCTCGCGACATAAGGCTTCATGCAACACCGGGCTTACTTGAGCAAACTCTTGTGCCACGATGACACTTTCGATCTGCGATTCAGACAAAATCACCCGTACTGTTTCCAAAAAAGAAGGCACCCCGTGAGTCAGCGCGAGATCAATACGCGTCACTTCATCCGGAATTGGCAGCCCAGCATCACAGATCGTGATTTCATCGGTATGGCCGAGTGTTGCCACCAAGTAAGAGAGTTCAGAGTTTAGTAGGGTACTTTTTTTCATGGTGATACCTTTTATTGATTCACGTTTGAATAACGACAGCATCACTTTCAATTGGCGAAAAAATGCACATCGAAACGTTTCGATGACATAATAGTTTAC from Vibrio tarriae includes the following:
- the rbsD gene encoding D-ribose pyranase; this encodes MKKSTLLNSELSYLVATLGHTDEITICDAGLPIPDEVTRIDLALTHGVPSFLETVRVILSESQIESVIVAQEFAQVSPVLHEALCRELKAEEQLCGKPIAIQYISHEAFKQRTLQSRAVVRTGECTPYANVIFQAGVVF
- the rbsB gene encoding ribose ABC transporter substrate-binding protein RbsB, whose protein sequence is MKKLTTLISAALLSTSVSFAAQAQDTVAIVLSTLNNPFFVTMKDGAEAKAKELGYNLIVLDSQNDPSKELSNVEDLTVRGVKAILINPTDSDAVSNAIRIANRSKIPVLTLDRGASRGEVVSHIASDNVVGGEMAGHFIEAKMGSDAKVIQLEGIAGTSAARERGEGFMSAVKGSKMQLLASQPADFDRTKGLNVMENLLAANPDVQAVFAQNDEMALGALRAIQASGKSVMIVGFDGTDDGIAAVERGQLAATVAQQPDMIGAIGVETADKMLKGEKVEAYIPVALKVISK
- the rbsC gene encoding ribose ABC transporter permease, with amino-acid sequence MTNTTSDNRKKLLSKEWLIEQKSLIALLFLVVVVSFLNPNFFTVDNLLNILRQTSVNAIIAVGMTLVILTAGIDLSVGSVLALCGAFAATLVSMEVPVLVAVPTALLAGAALGAISGIIIAKGKVQAFIATLVTMTLLRGVTMVYTDGRPISTGFTDTADTFAWFGTGYALGIPVPVWLMVVVFAGAWYLLNHTRFGRYVYAVGGNESATRLSGINVDRVKIGVYAICGLLAALAGIIVTSRLSSAQPTAGMGYELDAIAAVVLGGTSLMGGKGRIMGTLIGALIIGFLNNALNLLDVSSYYQMIAKAVVILLAVLVDNKNK
- the rbsA gene encoding ribose ABC transporter ATP-binding protein RbsA, with translation MTQAILALSQIEKAFPGVKALDKASLNVYPGRVMALMGENGAGKSTLMKVLTGIYSKDAGSIEYQGQPVSFKGPRDSQLAGISIIHQELNLIPQLTIAENIFLGREMTSPFGRILWDEMHRKADQLLARLNVKHSAKTLLGELSLGEQQMVEIAKALSFESKVIIMDEPTDALTDTETESLFNVINELREQGCGIVYISHRLKEIFEICDDITVLRDGKFIGECRVCDTNEDGLIEMMVGRKLEEQYPRIAAQQGDISLEVIGLTGSGVHDVSFTLKKGEILGVSGLMGAGRTELMKVIYGALPSERGVINLNGRTVNPVSPQDGLANGIAYISEDRKGDGLVLGLSVKENMSLCALDQLSKGVQIRHADEVIAVDDFIRLFNIKTPSREQIIGNLSGGNQQKVAIAKGLMTKPKVLILDEPTRGVDVGAKKEIYQLINQFKAEGMSIILVSSEMPEVLGMSDRILVMHEGRISGEFMASEADQEKLMACAVGRNPAHAA